The following are from one region of the Littorina saxatilis isolate snail1 linkage group LG4, US_GU_Lsax_2.0, whole genome shotgun sequence genome:
- the LOC138964678 gene encoding mitochondrial tRNA-specific 2-thiouridylase 1-like, with the protein MGSIRRVVCGMSGGVDSAVAALLLKKKGYEVVGLFMKNWDVTDEKGLCSADTDLQDAEFVCSRLGIKLHQVNFVKEYWHHVFSEMVRDYQKGVTPNPDIMCNKHIKFDAFFKHATENLEADAIATGHYARTSVDFDLDHVDPNEGVKLLKAVDSVKDQTFFLSQIPQQALQRSLFPVGELRKDLVKRIATEAGLEKIAKRKESMGICFIGSRQFQQFIGEYAGPEPGHFVDVETGQVVGQHKGMHYWTLGQRANISGLRRAYFIAEKNTATNDILLASGTDHPALFCQTLFTEAPHWIGKAPQAFMVQQMVDLDFRFQHKHPVVPCTATLSGGNSLIVSLSQRMRAITPGQYAVFYHQDECLGSAKIIRTGPSLFTLSYGERVKNASEFS; encoded by the exons ATGGGGAGCATACGGAGAGTTGTCTGTGGAATGTCAGGAGGCGTGGATAGTGCTGTTGCTGCTCTCTTGCTGAAGAAGAAAG GCTATGAAGTAGTGGGCCTTTTCATGAAGAACTGGGACGTTACTGATGAGAAGGGGCTCTGCTCGGCAGACACAGATTTGCAGGATGCAGAGTTTGTGTGCAGCAGGCTGGGAATTAAACTCCATCAGGTCAACTTTGTTAAAGAGTACTGGCACCATGTGTTCAG TGAAATGGTGCGGGACTATCAGAAAGGTGTCACTCCCAATCCAGACATCATGTGCAACAAGCACATCAAGTTTGATGCCTTCTTTAAGCATGCCACAGAAAACCTAGAAGCTGATGCTATCGCCACTGGTCATTATGCTCGTACCAGTGTCGATTTTGATTTGGACCATGTGGATCCAAACGAGG GTGTGAAGCTTCTGAAAGCAGTAGATTCTGTGAAGGACCAGACGTTCTTCCTGTCTCAGATACCCCAGCAAGCCTTGCAGAGATCATTATTCCCAGTGGGCGAACTGAGGAAAGACCTGGTGAAGCGTATCGCCACAGAGGCTGGCCTGGAGAAAATTGCCAAGAGAAAAGAG AGCATGGGAATTTGCTTCATTGGCTCCAGACAATTTCAGCAATTTATAGGAGAG taCGCAGGGCCCGAGCCAGGACATTTTGTGGATGTCGAAACGGGACAAGTGGTTGGCCAGCACAAAG GTATGCACTACTGGACATTAGGACAGAGAGCCAACATATCCGGTCTGAGGAGAGCATACTTCATTGCTGAGAAGAATACTGCAACAAATGATATTTTATTG GCATCTGGTACAGATCATCCGGCGCTGTTCTGTCAGACCCTGTTCACGGAGGCTCCACACTGGATCGGCAAAGCGCCGCAAGCCTTCATGGTGCAGCAGATGGTTGACCTAGACTTCAGATTCCAGCACAAGCACCCTGTGGTTCCATGCACTGCAACGCTCAG TGGAGGGAACAGTTTGATTGTGTCGCTGTCACAGCGGATGAGAGCCATCACACCAGGACAGTATGCAGTGTTCTACCATCAAGACGAGTGTCTCGGCAGTGCTAAGATCATTCGCACTGGTCCCTCTCTCTTCACGCTCAGCTATGGAGAGAGAGTCAAAAATGCCAGTGAATTTTCATGA